The following proteins come from a genomic window of Gimesia chilikensis:
- a CDS encoding Tfp pilus assembly protein FimT/FimU encodes MYAFHKDNQLPQRFTMKRRTGFTLVELLVVISILAILVVMTVSSINLALSSDVTRSASRQVQSYLAGARDRAIYAKEPRGVRFLIDPNDPTIVTSMVYIASSPDWIQGVIRLERIDTTGNSTPDTILHVRGNGTDWRFLYLRKQLKDGARIKIPGDASGSWYTIDLNNSPISEPEPANPNSPLPNEYNWRTDEILRLSTPYRDPGTSDPDQQVAFAPGSGPSTYLLELPPVVLSGEEPTLLPNNTCIDLDRSYLPASWRITGRSFGDDGQPGVAGVNDDGSGGNDDLNEYLWAGSDDHRLYSSQLDLMFSPRGSVTGSEAGGGKIHFVIDAIENVQSTWRSTTEYYEGDHVLVPARVIPRSPQSSDFNFRPYDRVYTCTQGGTSGSISSVFLDGTARAEGTTFATDGGVTWKVELNTTPSLLSIFTRTGNISAYPLFYAGSGSVSSGGAPDVFKYAETGETAK; translated from the coding sequence ATGTACGCCTTTCATAAGGACAATCAGTTACCGCAGCGATTCACGATGAAACGCCGCACTGGCTTTACGCTGGTCGAGTTACTGGTCGTGATTTCAATCCTGGCAATTCTCGTCGTGATGACCGTCTCTTCGATTAATCTCGCGCTCTCCAGTGATGTGACACGCAGTGCCTCACGCCAGGTGCAGTCTTACCTGGCTGGTGCCCGTGACCGGGCCATCTATGCTAAGGAGCCGCGGGGAGTCCGTTTCCTGATTGATCCGAACGATCCCACAATCGTTACCAGCATGGTCTATATCGCCTCCAGCCCCGACTGGATTCAGGGCGTCATCCGCCTGGAACGTATAGACACAACTGGAAACTCCACCCCGGATACAATCCTGCACGTACGTGGTAACGGGACTGACTGGCGATTTCTATATCTACGCAAACAACTCAAGGATGGAGCCCGCATCAAGATCCCCGGTGATGCCAGTGGTTCCTGGTATACAATCGATCTCAATAATTCACCAATTTCAGAACCTGAACCAGCAAATCCCAACTCTCCATTGCCGAACGAATACAATTGGAGGACGGACGAAATACTACGGCTGTCGACCCCCTATCGTGATCCAGGAACTTCTGATCCTGATCAACAGGTTGCGTTTGCACCAGGCAGTGGGCCGTCTACCTACCTTCTGGAATTACCTCCTGTGGTACTTTCAGGTGAGGAGCCTACCCTGCTGCCCAACAACACATGTATTGATCTCGATCGCTCCTATTTGCCAGCCAGTTGGCGGATAACAGGACGGTCCTTCGGTGATGATGGTCAGCCTGGTGTGGCTGGTGTTAATGATGATGGTTCCGGTGGCAATGACGACCTCAATGAATACCTCTGGGCTGGTAGCGATGATCATCGCCTCTATTCCAGCCAGTTGGATTTAATGTTCTCTCCACGTGGCTCTGTTACTGGCAGTGAGGCAGGTGGGGGTAAAATCCATTTTGTGATTGACGCCATCGAAAATGTGCAATCTACCTGGAGGAGTACGACGGAATACTATGAAGGGGATCATGTTCTGGTACCAGCCAGGGTAATTCCCCGGTCTCCTCAAAGTTCTGATTTTAATTTCAGACCTTACGACCGTGTCTATACCTGCACGCAGGGGGGAACAAGTGGCAGTATCTCCAGCGTCTTTCTTGATGGCACTGCGCGTGCCGAAGGAACTACTTTCGCCACTGATGGCGGTGTAACTTGGAAGGTCGAGTTGAATACGACTCCTTCGCTACTATCAATCTTTACCCGCACTGGAAATATCAGCGCCTACCCGCTCTTTTATGCCGGCTCAGGATCGGTTTCTTCTGGAGGGGCACCTGATGTGTTTAAATATGCTGAGACCGGGGAGACAGCCAAATGA